TAAGTATATCGCCGCTCAAGAATTTCCTGTTGAAGGAACACATTTTTATAAAAATGGTAAAAATTGGATGGCTATAAATCCTAAAAAACATAAAAAAGCACAAACATCAAAAACCTTTAATTTTGAGAGTGGTCGCTACGATGTTATTTTTGTAGGAGTAGGCGAAAATGATGGCCGTTCAACATTCCGTATAAAACTTAATGAGACAGAACTAGGCGTATACCAACCCCCAATAACACCAGTGCTTTGGGAAGAAGGAAAACGGTTTAATGGATTTTGGAAGAATGTTAAACTTAAAAAAGGAGATAAAATAACCATTGAAGCCCAAGTAGCTACAGATGGAACGGAATGGACTCGCGCACGTTGGGCAGGTCTTGTTTTTACGCCGGTAGGACAAGGAGAGATTGTGCAAGAGTCACCATCAACTTACACGTTTTATAAAAAGAATAAATAGAAATCATATGAATAAATTAGCTTTATTACTGTTAGCCATTTTAATTTCTACCAGTTTAACAGCTCAGCCAACAATAAAACCTCCAAAGGGCCGAATCGCCATAGTGGCAGATGGTAATTCTCCAGACCCAGACGATTTAGGTGGTACAGCAGTTTCATTGGCATTATTACGTGCTACAGGTTTAGAAAATAAATTAGTGCATTATTCCCATAGCTGTGATTTGGTTCGCGTAGATCGTATTTCGGTAGCGGCTGAATACGAAAGGCATGCCATGATGCAAACCGCTTGCGATGGAACAGCAAGGCGCTGGGGTGGTTTTGGAAATCTAACCTTTTTTGATGCCAAATGGCAGCTAGATGAAACTATAAAAGATTTGAGTAAAGCTATAAATAACTCGTCTGAAGCCGACCCACTTTGGATTATAGAAGCCGGAGAGCCTGATATTATTGGCTTTGCTTTAGCAGCTTCAAAAAAAGAGAAACATTCATTTGTTAAGGTGGTAACACATCACCCCGCTAACGACGATGCTGGCGATTTTTATACTTGGCAAAGTATTCTAGATTTTGGAGTAGAAGAAGTGCGTATTCCTGATCAAAATATGAATTTAAAAGTAGATGAATCACATTGGGATTGGGCAAAAAACCATAAAGATGATAGCGTAAAATTTGTTTGGCTTATGGGAAAGTTAGCTGAAGTTGATGATGTGGTGAAGTTTCAAAAAGGTAAATGGGACTGCTCCGACGCAGGAATGGTTTTATACTGGATAACAGGTGCGACCAATAACGGAATAAAATTAGGGACAGTAGAGCACGTAAGATCTTTATTAGAAAATTTTATTGTTAATAATTCAAAGTAAAATCTACTCAGATTATAATTTGTATATAGTGTTTTATTCTATGTAATAAAATGCATTTTATTGAAAAAAATAAAGAAAAAATAAGTTTTTTAGGGTCGAGCAGGGTAAAGCAGGATAAGAATAGTTTTAAACCATATTAACTTTAGAGTCGGACACTTAGGTGTTTAGAACTAAATTTTATTAATAACCAATTAAAACTATTTATTATGAAAAAAATTACTTTAAAATTTATTGCTGCATTATTCTTTTGTGCATTTGCTTTACAGGTGCAAGCTCAAGGTAATGCTTTTGATCATATGGAAGCAACCTATATGATTAAAGTAGATGGTGAAGATTTGTATTTAACTTTACCAGACCAAACCCCACCAATATTTGGAACTTGGGAACAAAAACTGACATATCAACCTCTAAATACCGCTAAACCAGAATTGCAACAGTTTAAGACGGTTAAAGTTCCAGATGGTGCAATAGGATCAGGGTTTTATTATATCGAATCTGTTATTGCAGGAAGAGGGTTGGTTGAAATTTTACAATCTGATGTCGATTCACCTGTAATAGGTGTTAAAGGAAATACGGCTGCAGCTCCTAGTCCTGATGGTTTAGATGTGTGGAATCCAACGAGAAATTCTGGAACTCAAATATTTAGTGAGAATACATGTGCAACTTGTAGTTGGGCTGGAAAAGCTAAGCGAAGAATTCAAACAGCTGGTGATGGTCTTGAAGTAAAATTAAACGGTGGAGCAGGTGTTACGTTTTCTTGGGAAGCCACTACTTTAAGTAATTCGAAGTTTGATACAAGCTCAGTGTTTGTTTCAAACCCAGTCAAAGAAGTACTTTCTATTGGTGGTTTAACCTCTAATTTTGAGCAAGTTTCAGTTTATTCTTTACTAGGTAAAGAGGTGATAACAAGAAAATTAAATGGCAATACGTCAATGGAATTAGATGTTAATGCACTGGTTGCTGGAATCTACATTGTAGAATTTCAAGGTAAAGGTGTGGGCTTCTCAAAAAAGATTGTTAAGCAGTAGTCGTAGACGAAATCATCTGTAATTAAAATTTTAAAAATCATTCTATTTTTTAGTAGAATGATTTTTTATATCATAAAAACTAAAGAAAATAATAAAGAATATGCAAAGAATAGCTTTTAAGATGAAATTAAATAAAGGTCAAAAGCAAGCCTATAAAGCACGTCATGATAAGTTGTGGCCAGAGCTAAAACAGTTACTTAAAGAAGCAGGGGTTAGCGAATACTCGATATTTTTAGATGAATATACCGACACGCTTTTTGCCTTTCAAAAAGTTTCAGGGAATAATAACTCTCAAGATTTGGCTAATAACGACATTGTTAAAAAATGGTGGGATTTTATGGCTGATATTATGGAAGTAAATCCCGATAATTCGCCAGTTACCATGCCTTTGGAAGAGTTGTTTTACTTGGACTAAAAAGTTGATTACAAATGTGCTACATTTCTACCCCTGTAAAGCAGTACAGCCATTATTACGAAAGATTATAACTTTAGCTGTTAAACAAACTAAACAGCTAAAAATATGATAAATAGAAAATTAAAGAGATGTAAGAGGTTTAAAACCATGTGGTTATTAGGGTTTTTAATGTTTTCTTGCTTTTTGCATGCTCAGGTTGTATTGGAAAATGAGATTAATATAACCGATTTAGGTTTACACTTTGATGGTAATCAAGTTCCAAGCGGTACTGCAAATACAGGAGATAATGCGCCTTACGATTATTATTTTGGAAAAAATATTTCTGCACACGGCGATTGTATAAAAACCTACGGCGATTATGTGTTTATGACTTGGTATAAAGGTGGAAAGGCAGAGCGCCATGTCATG
This genomic interval from Tamlana carrageenivorans contains the following:
- a CDS encoding T9SS type A sorting domain-containing protein; this encodes MKKITLKFIAALFFCAFALQVQAQGNAFDHMEATYMIKVDGEDLYLTLPDQTPPIFGTWEQKLTYQPLNTAKPELQQFKTVKVPDGAIGSGFYYIESVIAGRGLVEILQSDVDSPVIGVKGNTAAAPSPDGLDVWNPTRNSGTQIFSENTCATCSWAGKAKRRIQTAGDGLEVKLNGGAGVTFSWEATTLSNSKFDTSSVFVSNPVKEVLSIGGLTSNFEQVSVYSLLGKEVITRKLNGNTSMELDVNALVAGIYIVEFQGKGVGFSKKIVKQ
- the rhaM gene encoding L-rhamnose mutarotase, coding for MQRIAFKMKLNKGQKQAYKARHDKLWPELKQLLKEAGVSEYSIFLDEYTDTLFAFQKVSGNNNSQDLANNDIVKKWWDFMADIMEVNPDNSPVTMPLEELFYLD